One window of Chryseobacterium indologenes genomic DNA carries:
- a CDS encoding T9SS type A sorting domain-containing protein translates to MKKITTLSGIVLCSLANAQLQYCMPVFQYGADSNMISNVTFGNINNSSPVQSENAQIYENFTSMSTDLQPGNNYNISVTGPSSTFPSDVVVFIDFNQNGSFDDAGESFYIGRLEAANPANSFTINNIIVVPAAAVNGSTRMRVLKNTNVQAYSDPNAPHSISSACDSGLRAGQTEDYTVNIVGNAVNFPAPYCGAENVTSLTVSEISKVEFAGTIKNSAIDGNSDVLENFTATVFTVNRGNTYPITVTGGTHGQNTVSAYAYIDFNHNNQFDADEKFNLGYLDNSNPVPAPESGITSGSITIPAGAQLGETRFRLVKAYESNSWMGTLENLPCPSGWFIGQAEDYTINIQPESLSTIEVSKDASVHVKIYPNPTADSVTIRMKEGLEKYEIFNMSGQKTLEGNSMTVSMNHFVPGTYLIKILTKNQKTVTEKIIKK, encoded by the coding sequence ATGAAAAAAATAACTACTCTTTCTGGTATTGTACTTTGCTCACTGGCGAATGCCCAACTGCAATATTGCATGCCTGTGTTTCAGTATGGAGCTGACAGCAATATGATCAGTAATGTTACTTTCGGAAACATTAATAATTCATCGCCGGTTCAGTCCGAAAATGCGCAAATTTATGAGAATTTTACATCAATGTCTACAGATTTGCAGCCCGGAAACAATTATAATATATCTGTAACGGGCCCTTCCAGTACTTTTCCAAGTGATGTAGTTGTTTTTATAGACTTTAATCAGAATGGTAGTTTTGATGATGCCGGAGAAAGTTTCTACATAGGAAGGCTTGAAGCTGCCAATCCGGCCAATTCATTTACGATCAATAATATAATAGTGGTTCCTGCTGCTGCAGTCAATGGAAGTACAAGAATGCGGGTTCTGAAGAATACAAATGTTCAGGCTTATTCAGATCCTAATGCTCCCCATTCTATCAGTTCAGCTTGTGATTCTGGCTTAAGAGCAGGGCAGACTGAAGATTATACCGTTAACATTGTAGGGAATGCAGTGAATTTCCCGGCTCCTTACTGTGGTGCTGAAAATGTGACCAGCCTTACAGTGAGCGAAATAAGCAAGGTAGAATTTGCCGGAACCATAAAAAACAGTGCTATTGATGGTAACTCAGACGTTCTTGAAAATTTTACGGCAACCGTCTTCACTGTTAACCGTGGAAATACCTATCCTATAACAGTAACTGGAGGTACCCACGGACAGAATACCGTATCAGCGTATGCTTATATTGATTTTAACCATAATAATCAGTTTGATGCAGACGAGAAGTTTAACCTGGGATATCTGGATAATTCCAATCCGGTTCCTGCTCCGGAATCAGGAATTACATCAGGTAGTATTACCATTCCGGCAGGAGCACAGCTTGGAGAAACCCGTTTCAGATTGGTGAAAGCCTATGAATCAAATTCATGGATGGGAACTTTGGAGAATCTTCCTTGTCCTTCAGGATGGTTTATCGGTCAGGCAGAAGATTATACGATTAATATTCAGCCGGAAAGCCTTTCAACAATAGAAGTTTCTAAAGATGCTTCAGTTCATGTTAAAATATATCCGAACCCGACAGCAGATTCGGTAACAATCAGGATGAAAGAAGGGCTGGAGAAATATGAAATTTTTAATATGTCAGGGCAGAAGACGCTGGAAGGCAATTCCATGACAGTTTCTATGAACCATTTTGTTCCGGGAACATATCTTATTAAAATCCTGACAAAAAATCAAAAGACAGTCACAGAAAAAATTATCAAAAAATAG
- a CDS encoding DEAD/DEAH box helicase, translated as MAEYILDNVNISTLSVYDLLKHTSDSAFIGIRDFHEIYPAAIENNTGIFTKQSSLQDFPMVSISKVGSSLLCSCTCDDQKDKLCSHQAEIIHCIIEDKNYRLFFDDMLRKKALLPKAKAYGLENEPDLDQYFQLEYSNGKIEIHPKIKEMLPVDEVMLQRDLLPQLPSKLDELAILETGKKQILVIGKHRYYNHMTFSLMEAEITQTGKLKNPVNPVDAMQLIWKAEKPADIKFYTAITSFQNNYNEDYNPSELEALKLIVKNTLGLEVYYHDREIAETVSAKSLSQVELNTLDAEVQLSVFKKDPFYEITGELLFNDISVPFKNIVLRNEYFVYNRNVFSFVDHPDMLRIIRFFKANNEILLIHSSKYEAFMKDILSTIEERIHINYKYIQAATKAQLEDKNYHTERVIYLRQQENYIGITPVMKYGDVEVPVYSRKQLFDTDQNGNPFKIERNEPAEARFTSLVMQQHPDFEEQMDGYQYFYLHRDKFLDNNWFLEAFETWRNEGITILGFNELKNNKLNPHRAKINIQITSGLDWFNAKLKVGFGPKEASLKQLHRSIRNKSKFVQLDDGSLGILPEEWMEKIAAYFHAGEIDEELLKIPKINFTEVTSLFEKEVLSQEVQEELTTYSTKFSKVKNIPQVNIPATLDAELRDYQHDGLNWLNFLDEFNFGGCLADDMGLGKTIQIIAFILSQREKRGHTTNLIVVPTSLLFNWQEELSRFAPSIKVLLHYGADRPKTTAHMQDYEVVLTTYGMMLSDIRFLKNFNFNYVFLDESQVIKNPNSERYKAARLLQSRNRIVLTGTPVENSTFDLYSQLSFACPGLLGSKQYFKDIYAIPIDKFEYSKRALELQQKIKPFILRRTKKQVAKELPEKTETVIYCEMNAEQRKIYDAYEKELREFIAANDDDDLNKNSMHVLTGLTRLRQICNSPVLMKEGYSGENAVKIEILMEQILGKSQDHKILVFSQFVGMLDLIKTELERHNIKFEYLTGQTKDRGEKVSNFQKNKDIRVFLISLKAGGVGLNLTQADYIYLVDPWWNPAAENQAIDRSYRIGQTKNVIAVRMICSNTVEEKILTFQQKKKQLAQNLLTTDGKKLQGLSKQDLMNLLESGS; from the coding sequence ATGGCAGAATATATTCTTGACAACGTTAATATCAGTACACTTTCCGTATATGACCTGCTGAAACATACCTCAGACAGTGCATTCATCGGAATCAGGGATTTCCACGAAATCTACCCTGCTGCTATTGAAAACAATACAGGAATATTTACAAAGCAATCTTCATTACAGGATTTTCCAATGGTCAGCATCAGCAAGGTTGGCAGTTCACTACTCTGCTCCTGCACTTGTGATGATCAGAAAGACAAGCTTTGTTCCCATCAGGCAGAAATCATCCATTGTATCATAGAGGATAAAAATTACCGCTTGTTTTTTGATGATATGCTTCGCAAAAAAGCCCTTCTTCCCAAAGCCAAAGCATATGGGTTGGAAAATGAACCGGATCTGGATCAATATTTTCAGCTTGAATACAGCAATGGTAAAATTGAAATCCATCCTAAGATCAAGGAAATGCTTCCTGTAGATGAGGTGATGCTTCAGAGAGATCTTCTTCCACAGCTTCCCTCAAAACTGGATGAACTTGCAATACTGGAAACAGGTAAGAAACAAATATTGGTTATTGGTAAGCACCGTTATTATAACCATATGACCTTCTCCCTCATGGAAGCGGAAATAACGCAGACAGGCAAGCTCAAAAATCCGGTGAATCCTGTAGATGCCATGCAGCTGATCTGGAAAGCCGAGAAACCTGCAGACATTAAATTTTATACAGCCATCACTTCTTTCCAGAATAATTATAATGAAGATTACAACCCTTCAGAACTGGAAGCTTTAAAACTTATTGTAAAGAATACTTTGGGATTGGAAGTCTATTATCACGACCGGGAAATTGCAGAAACAGTGTCTGCAAAATCACTTTCTCAGGTTGAATTAAATACTTTAGATGCCGAGGTTCAATTATCTGTATTTAAGAAAGATCCGTTTTACGAAATAACAGGAGAATTGTTATTTAATGATATTTCTGTTCCATTCAAAAATATTGTTCTCAGAAATGAATATTTTGTATATAACCGAAACGTTTTCAGCTTTGTAGATCATCCTGACATGCTCAGAATCATCAGGTTTTTTAAGGCTAATAATGAAATCTTACTGATCCATTCTTCAAAATATGAGGCATTCATGAAGGATATCCTCTCTACTATAGAAGAGCGTATTCATATAAATTACAAATACATACAAGCCGCAACAAAAGCACAGCTTGAAGACAAGAATTATCACACGGAAAGAGTCATCTATCTCCGTCAGCAGGAAAATTATATTGGCATTACTCCCGTTATGAAATACGGAGATGTAGAAGTTCCGGTGTATTCCAGAAAGCAGCTTTTTGATACAGATCAGAATGGAAATCCATTTAAAATAGAAAGAAACGAACCGGCAGAGGCCCGCTTTACTTCATTAGTCATGCAGCAGCACCCCGATTTTGAAGAGCAGATGGACGGCTATCAGTATTTTTATCTTCACAGGGATAAGTTCCTGGATAACAACTGGTTTCTTGAAGCTTTTGAAACCTGGAGAAATGAAGGAATAACCATACTTGGCTTTAATGAATTAAAAAATAACAAATTAAATCCCCACCGGGCTAAAATCAATATTCAGATTACCAGTGGACTGGATTGGTTTAATGCTAAATTAAAAGTAGGTTTTGGACCCAAAGAAGCCTCTTTAAAACAGCTTCACCGCTCCATCCGTAATAAAAGTAAATTCGTTCAGCTGGACGATGGCAGCCTGGGAATTCTCCCTGAAGAATGGATGGAAAAGATAGCCGCGTACTTTCATGCAGGAGAAATTGACGAAGAGCTCTTAAAGATTCCGAAAATTAATTTCACAGAGGTTACTTCGTTATTTGAAAAAGAAGTTCTGAGCCAGGAAGTTCAGGAAGAACTCACCACCTATTCCACGAAGTTCTCAAAAGTAAAAAATATTCCACAAGTCAATATTCCGGCAACGCTGGACGCTGAACTCAGGGATTATCAGCATGACGGATTGAACTGGCTTAATTTTCTTGATGAATTTAACTTCGGAGGGTGTCTTGCCGATGATATGGGACTTGGAAAAACTATTCAGATTATTGCTTTTATTCTGTCACAGAGGGAAAAACGAGGACATACTACGAATCTTATTGTAGTGCCTACTTCCCTGCTTTTCAACTGGCAGGAAGAGCTCAGCAGATTTGCACCTTCTATAAAAGTTCTGCTTCATTATGGTGCAGACAGACCCAAAACAACTGCTCATATGCAAGACTATGAAGTAGTTCTTACCACTTACGGAATGATGCTTTCGGATATCCGTTTTCTAAAAAATTTTAATTTCAATTATGTATTTCTGGATGAATCACAGGTGATTAAAAACCCAAATTCAGAAAGATATAAAGCGGCACGGCTGCTTCAATCGAGAAACAGAATTGTATTGACGGGTACGCCTGTTGAAAACAGCACTTTTGACCTTTACAGCCAGCTTTCTTTCGCTTGTCCCGGACTTTTGGGAAGCAAGCAGTATTTTAAGGATATTTATGCCATTCCTATTGATAAATTTGAATACAGTAAACGGGCGTTAGAACTTCAGCAAAAGATAAAGCCTTTTATACTCAGAAGAACCAAGAAACAGGTTGCAAAAGAGCTGCCTGAGAAAACAGAAACGGTCATCTACTGTGAAATGAATGCAGAACAGCGCAAGATATACGATGCTTACGAAAAGGAGCTTCGTGAATTTATTGCTGCTAATGATGACGATGATCTGAATAAGAACAGCATGCACGTCCTTACAGGTCTCACAAGACTCAGACAGATCTGTAACTCCCCTGTGTTGATGAAAGAAGGATATTCCGGGGAAAATGCTGTTAAAATTGAGATTTTGATGGAACAGATCCTTGGAAAATCACAAGATCATAAAATCCTGGTCTTCTCACAGTTTGTCGGAATGCTTGATCTGATAAAAACAGAACTGGAACGCCACAATATTAAGTTTGAATATCTTACGGGGCAGACTAAAGATAGAGGAGAAAAAGTATCAAATTTCCAGAAAAATAAAGATATTCGTGTGTTTCTGATCAGCTTAAAGGCTGGTGGTGTAGGTCTTAATCTCACTCAGGCAGATTATATTTATCTGGTAGATCCATGGTGGAATCCTGCAGCTGAAAACCAGGCTATTGACCGAAGTTATCGTATAGGACAAACCAAAAATGTAATTGCCGTCCGGATGATCTGTTCTAATACTGTGGAAGAAAAAATTCTTACCTTTCAGCAAAAGAAAAAACAACTGGCTCAGAATCTGCTTACCACAGACGGAAAGAAACTTCAGGGACTTTCTAAACAGGATCTTATGAATTTATTAGAATCCGGTTCATAA
- a CDS encoding SDR family oxidoreductase, whose product MKTIFITGASTGLGKATAQLFQNNGWRVIATMRNPESGADLAALENVTVLPLDVTNPEQIRSTVKQALELGTIDVVYNNAGYGLIGPLEALSDDQIVKQLDTNLLGVIRVTQAFIPYFREQKKGMFISTTSIGGLVAFPLGSTYHATKWALEGWSESLAFELNTLGIDIKTVSPGGIKTDFVSRSLDSASSPAYEEMTNSLFSKMEGMMEAASTPEQIAAVVYEAATDGKKQLRYIAGEDAKAIYAQRLELGDEAFREQFGKQFI is encoded by the coding sequence ATGAAAACAATTTTTATAACAGGTGCTTCTACAGGATTAGGAAAAGCAACTGCCCAATTATTTCAAAACAACGGATGGAGAGTAATCGCTACGATGAGAAACCCTGAATCCGGAGCTGATCTTGCTGCGTTGGAAAATGTAACTGTACTTCCGCTGGATGTTACCAATCCGGAACAGATCAGGTCTACTGTGAAGCAGGCGTTGGAGCTTGGCACTATTGATGTGGTATACAATAACGCAGGATATGGCTTAATAGGACCTTTGGAAGCTCTTTCTGATGATCAGATCGTAAAACAGCTTGACACAAATTTATTAGGAGTTATACGCGTTACCCAGGCATTCATTCCTTACTTTAGAGAGCAGAAAAAAGGAATGTTTATTTCTACAACGTCTATAGGAGGACTGGTGGCATTTCCATTGGGTTCTACTTATCATGCTACCAAGTGGGCGCTTGAAGGATGGAGCGAAAGTTTAGCTTTTGAGCTTAATACTTTAGGAATTGATATTAAAACGGTTTCTCCGGGAGGAATCAAAACAGATTTTGTAAGTCGTTCTCTGGATTCAGCATCTAGTCCGGCGTATGAAGAGATGACGAACTCTCTGTTTTCTAAAATGGAAGGAATGATGGAAGCTGCTTCTACTCCTGAACAGATTGCAGCAGTGGTGTATGAGGCTGCTACAGATGGCAAAAAACAGCTGAGATATATAGCCGGAGAAGATGCTAAAGCGATTTATGCACAACGCCTTGAATTAGGTGATGAAGCATTCAGAGAGCAGTTTGGCAAACAGTTTATTTAA
- a CDS encoding helix-turn-helix domain-containing protein yields MEKKDNIPLKISSISELHDMLQLPKPLHPLVSLVDNTKMSIKKDMLKRSFILDFYKISYKYSTTGKMGYGQGYYDFNEGGMMFTAPGQVLSTDENAEYCGYTLLVHPDFIRSYPLAKNIKNFGFFSYDTNEALHLSDHEKTTITGLLDNIENELNTAIDEVSQDVIISYMEVLLNYSNRFYKRQFITRKAVNSDLLTKMDLVLENYFNQQETLNKGLPTVEFLASTLNLSPHYLSDMLRNLTGLNAQQHIHEKLIEKAKEYLTTTGFSVSEVAYALGFEHPQSFNKLFKKKTDKTPLSYRQSFN; encoded by the coding sequence ATGGAAAAGAAAGATAATATTCCTCTGAAAATTTCATCCATATCAGAACTGCACGACATGTTGCAGCTCCCAAAACCGCTTCATCCGTTGGTAAGCCTTGTGGATAATACGAAAATGAGTATTAAAAAGGATATGCTGAAAAGAAGTTTTATCCTAGATTTTTATAAAATTTCGTATAAATATTCTACCACGGGGAAAATGGGCTATGGGCAGGGATATTATGATTTCAACGAAGGAGGAATGATGTTCACCGCACCCGGCCAGGTTCTTTCCACAGATGAAAATGCAGAATATTGTGGCTATACATTATTGGTACATCCGGATTTTATCAGAAGCTATCCTTTAGCCAAAAATATCAAAAACTTCGGTTTCTTTTCTTACGATACGAATGAGGCGCTTCATTTGTCTGATCATGAGAAAACAACTATAACCGGACTGCTTGATAATATTGAAAATGAACTGAATACTGCGATTGATGAAGTAAGCCAGGATGTTATCATTTCTTATATGGAAGTTCTTCTCAATTACAGCAACCGTTTTTATAAAAGACAGTTTATCACGAGAAAGGCTGTAAACAGTGATCTGCTGACGAAGATGGATCTTGTGCTGGAAAATTATTTTAATCAGCAGGAAACCTTGAATAAAGGACTTCCTACGGTAGAATTTCTGGCTTCCACTCTTAATTTGTCACCTCATTATCTGAGCGATATGCTTCGTAACCTTACCGGGCTGAATGCCCAACAGCATATTCATGAAAAGCTGATTGAAAAGGCGAAGGAATATCTTACCACTACAGGTTTTTCTGTATCTGAAGTAGCTTATGCCCTGGGATTTGAACATCCGCAGTCCTTCAATAAACTCTTTAAAAAGAAGACGGATAAGACTCCACTGAGTTACAGACAGTCTTTCAATTAA
- a CDS encoding T9SS type A sorting domain-containing protein, with product MKKLNSIVLLGLGIMAYAQPSVTRAGVDRINNPIELKSGDVTATAINAGPAGANITWDFSAYAGTNTITYTVNACPGQANCFRFPGANRITKPASADTYDFNIMTDADATMIGSYSGPTLGDITVTYTNPLIEYKFPITYLQQYSDNYQFSSVSASVGNTDESGQVDYSVDGYGTVITPAGTFTNVLRIKRMRTATQTFPGVPTPVTYTNESYQWVNQSYGTVFTFGINTFVFNGTTNVAKTVSYLTNGTLSAIEPDAKKESVSVYPNPGSDFITLNTRENIRSIKVTSMDGKVVLTAGNVKTVDISKLQKGVYILRGEFKNGSSVSKKIIKK from the coding sequence ATGAAAAAGCTAAACTCTATTGTATTACTTGGCCTTGGAATAATGGCTTATGCCCAGCCATCGGTCACAAGAGCAGGTGTGGACAGGATTAATAATCCTATTGAGCTTAAATCAGGAGATGTAACGGCAACGGCTATCAATGCGGGTCCGGCTGGCGCCAATATTACATGGGATTTTTCTGCTTATGCAGGAACAAATACTATTACTTACACTGTTAATGCATGTCCGGGCCAGGCTAACTGTTTCAGGTTTCCCGGAGCCAACAGAATTACAAAACCAGCTTCTGCGGATACGTATGATTTTAATATCATGACGGATGCAGATGCTACAATGATTGGGTCTTATTCCGGTCCGACCTTGGGAGATATCACAGTAACATATACCAATCCATTGATAGAATATAAATTCCCAATAACATATCTGCAGCAGTACAGCGATAATTATCAGTTCAGTAGTGTATCTGCCAGTGTAGGAAATACAGATGAATCAGGACAGGTGGATTATAGTGTAGACGGCTATGGAACTGTAATAACACCAGCGGGTACTTTTACAAATGTGTTAAGGATCAAAAGAATGAGAACTGCAACACAGACTTTTCCGGGAGTTCCTACGCCTGTAACCTATACCAATGAGTCCTATCAATGGGTGAATCAAAGCTACGGAACGGTATTTACTTTCGGAATCAATACTTTTGTATTTAATGGAACTACAAATGTTGCAAAAACGGTTTCATACCTTACTAACGGAACATTGTCTGCAATAGAACCAGATGCCAAAAAAGAATCAGTATCAGTGTATCCGAATCCTGGTTCTGATTTCATCACATTAAACACCAGGGAAAATATCAGGAGTATAAAAGTAACGTCTATGGACGGTAAAGTTGTTTTAACAGCCGGAAATGTTAAAACTGTTGATATTTCAAAACTCCAGAAAGGAGTATATATTCTGCGGGGAGAATTCAAGAACGGTAGCTCCGTTTCAAAAAAGATTATCAAAAAATAG
- a CDS encoding MFS transporter: protein MNERESFNAKMPTACFLLFFAHGLVFSSWASRIPIIKNALSINEAELGTLLLLMPIGQLSTMVLAGKLISIYGSSGIIKRCFMLYPFFLLLIGLSPSYWTLGVVLFFFGVSGNMCNIAINTQAIEIESITKRSLLSSYHGAWCFAGLTGAVVGLLMINLHVGTFYHFVTIFILVGILWFYSKRNLTNIIHKAEPQTQSIFKFVNPTLVGLGIIGFLSMAIEGAMFDWSGVYFQTIVKAPENLVILGYTSFILMMTLGRFIGNRIIEKYGKKIVLQCCGILMSGGLFLSVFFPELWICIIAFMIIGLGSSLSVPSVYSTVGKVSTVAPSIALSFVSSISFLGFLMGPPLIGYIAESFDLRYSYGLFACFGILLAVMAGQMKVFRKS, encoded by the coding sequence ATGAACGAGAGAGAATCTTTTAATGCAAAAATGCCAACAGCCTGTTTTTTACTTTTCTTTGCCCACGGACTTGTTTTTTCTTCCTGGGCCAGCCGAATTCCTATCATTAAAAATGCACTTTCTATCAATGAGGCAGAGTTGGGAACACTATTGCTTCTGATGCCGATAGGACAGCTTTCAACGATGGTTTTGGCCGGAAAACTGATCAGTATTTACGGAAGCAGCGGGATTATTAAAAGATGCTTTATGCTGTATCCTTTTTTTCTGTTGTTAATTGGTTTATCACCTTCTTACTGGACATTAGGGGTTGTGCTGTTTTTCTTCGGGGTTTCCGGGAATATGTGCAATATTGCGATCAATACGCAGGCTATTGAAATAGAATCTATTACGAAGAGATCCCTTCTCTCTTCCTATCACGGAGCCTGGTGTTTTGCCGGTCTTACGGGAGCGGTTGTCGGCTTATTGATGATCAACCTTCATGTGGGAACTTTCTATCATTTTGTCACTATTTTTATACTGGTAGGAATACTTTGGTTCTATAGTAAAAGAAATCTGACTAATATTATTCATAAAGCAGAGCCGCAAACCCAGTCAATTTTTAAATTTGTGAATCCTACACTGGTGGGGCTGGGAATCATAGGATTCCTGAGTATGGCGATTGAAGGGGCTATGTTCGACTGGAGCGGGGTTTATTTTCAAACTATAGTTAAAGCACCAGAAAATCTTGTAATACTGGGATATACGAGTTTTATTTTAATGATGACTTTAGGCAGGTTTATCGGGAACAGAATCATAGAAAAGTATGGAAAAAAGATCGTTCTGCAATGTTGCGGGATTCTGATGAGCGGGGGACTTTTTCTAAGTGTTTTCTTTCCGGAACTATGGATCTGTATCATCGCTTTCATGATCATTGGTCTCGGAAGTTCTCTGAGTGTGCCGTCCGTTTATAGTACCGTTGGAAAGGTAAGCACGGTAGCACCAAGTATTGCTTTATCATTTGTTTCCAGTATTTCATTTTTAGGATTTCTGATGGGGCCGCCTCTTATCGGATATATTGCTGAAAGTTTTGATCTCAGATATTCATATGGCCTTTTTGCCTGTTTTGGGATTTTACTGGCGGTGATGGCTGGTCAGATGAAGGTTTTCAGAAAATCATAA
- a CDS encoding AraC family transcriptional regulator, whose product MKPVSGILTESVIDHSFSVKRLEEHVPYSGSFVRLNYHHILMIESGRGVLVIDEHTFDIADQKIFLLSKGQICKFENYSDVCGYHISFGDCFWERVPSSASNCKAVLFNNAAANQQLLPDQTETDEFLSLFKILLTEYKAESYTNQMDVLAAYLKIIMIKLANIKIVKEETFDSQDYIIYRKFMELLSSQYHNLHAVNDYSELLNITSRRLSELCKRCSNKSAKEIINGQIIAEAKRLLQFSSYTVKEIAYQLNFNTSEQFSHFFKKNTEISPVSYRNNFIHIRV is encoded by the coding sequence ATGAAACCGGTCTCAGGAATTTTAACCGAATCTGTTATTGATCATTCTTTTTCCGTCAAGCGTTTGGAGGAGCATGTTCCTTATTCCGGAAGCTTTGTAAGGCTTAATTACCATCATATTTTAATGATTGAGAGCGGTAGAGGTGTGCTGGTCATAGATGAACATACTTTTGATATTGCAGATCAGAAAATATTTTTACTCTCTAAAGGCCAGATCTGTAAGTTTGAAAACTATTCTGATGTCTGTGGCTATCATATTTCTTTTGGGGACTGTTTTTGGGAAAGAGTGCCTTCCAGTGCCAGTAACTGTAAAGCGGTTTTGTTTAATAATGCCGCTGCGAATCAGCAGTTGTTACCGGATCAGACTGAAACAGACGAATTCTTAAGTTTGTTTAAGATCTTACTGACAGAATACAAAGCAGAGTCTTATACCAATCAGATGGATGTATTGGCTGCCTATTTAAAGATCATTATGATCAAATTAGCTAACATAAAAATCGTAAAGGAAGAAACTTTTGACAGTCAGGATTATATTATTTACCGCAAATTTATGGAGCTGTTGAGCAGCCAGTATCATAATCTGCATGCAGTAAACGACTATTCAGAGTTGTTGAATATTACCTCACGGAGACTGAGTGAACTGTGTAAACGGTGTAGTAATAAAAGCGCAAAAGAGATCATCAACGGACAGATTATTGCGGAAGCGAAAAGACTTCTTCAGTTCAGCTCTTATACCGTAAAAGAGATTGCTTATCAGCTTAATTTCAATACATCAGAACAATTCAGCCACTTTTTCAAAAAAAATACGGAAATATCTCCGGTGAGCTATCGTAATAATTTCATTCATATCAGAGTATAA
- a CDS encoding HD domain-containing protein: MSVHRMKEVAGIIIPDSKIATEATELLLEHGTEFIYNHSLRVFLFSSLNAKRENKTHDTELLYVASVFHDLGLVSHYSSPDLRFEVDGANAARDFLKGHGIAQDKLQLVWDTIALHTTIGIAEHKENEVALMYSGVGLDVMGEGYENLSKEHREEIIRAFPRNDFKKKIIPTFFGGFEHKTETTFGNIKADVCAFMIPNFQRKNFCDCILHSPWSE; this comes from the coding sequence ATGTCAGTACATCGTATGAAAGAAGTTGCCGGAATCATCATTCCGGACAGTAAAATCGCAACAGAAGCCACAGAGCTTCTATTGGAACACGGAACAGAATTTATTTATAATCACTCCCTGCGTGTTTTTTTATTCTCGTCATTAAATGCCAAAAGGGAAAACAAGACTCATGATACAGAGCTATTATACGTGGCATCGGTATTTCATGATCTGGGGCTTGTCTCTCATTACAGCAGTCCTGACCTGAGATTTGAGGTAGACGGAGCCAATGCAGCAAGAGACTTTTTGAAAGGACATGGGATTGCTCAGGATAAACTCCAGCTGGTTTGGGATACCATTGCGCTTCACACGACCATTGGAATTGCAGAACATAAAGAGAATGAAGTAGCCTTAATGTATTCCGGAGTAGGATTGGATGTGATGGGAGAAGGATATGAAAACCTCAGTAAAGAACATCGTGAGGAAATTATCAGGGCTTTTCCGAGAAATGATTTTAAAAAGAAGATAATTCCTACTTTTTTCGGTGGTTTTGAACATAAAACAGAAACTACTTTTGGAAATATAAAAGCTGATGTTTGTGCCTTCATGATCCCGAATTTCCAAAGGAAAAACTTCTGTGACTGTATTTTACATTCCCCATGGTCTGAATAA